One part of the Priestia aryabhattai genome encodes these proteins:
- a CDS encoding glycosyltransferase family 2 protein, with the protein MKNIHVLLLNYSNSITLRKALNSLNFIHHHVRDITVLKENNSSLKPDISTINQEIKYITLLQNDLGKTLNEYIQKLSYDYVLFLYNQDYLNANIKDVRLQLYDNQYVIAYPYTIKDKVIQRPFLIKTSFLKQTNFFLKYQTPFKEAILSAWLSRLKKSYIVNESGNFINQTIKDSTTSTLEKLNFIEKYQRDLEQGINTPSISVIISNYNMVKYVGTAISSCLLQNNPPEKILVIDDGSTDNSYKELERWREHPQFRLLKKENRGKARSLNDLLPYVETDFVVELDADDWFDPDAFSIIRKHLRTVLNDVAVLYGNLRTWKQTPSGGVKYKGVKKGKPIGNKSELLSYRFPLGPRIYRTSSLKKNNGFPITAYENGRMYEDVSILNALLKEHRLLYEDFTVYNVREHDLSITKKKQFNWNNFIKYLE; encoded by the coding sequence ATGAAAAATATTCACGTTCTTCTACTTAACTACTCCAATTCAATTACTTTAAGGAAAGCCTTAAATTCGCTGAATTTTATTCATCACCATGTGAGGGACATTACTGTTCTAAAGGAAAATAATTCATCCTTAAAACCCGATATTTCCACTATTAATCAAGAAATTAAATATATAACATTGCTCCAGAATGACTTAGGAAAGACGCTAAATGAATATATTCAAAAATTATCCTATGATTATGTTTTATTTCTTTATAACCAAGATTACTTGAACGCAAATATAAAAGATGTAAGGTTGCAATTATATGATAATCAGTATGTAATAGCCTATCCCTATACAATTAAAGACAAAGTTATCCAACGTCCTTTTTTAATAAAGACTTCTTTTCTAAAACAAACTAATTTCTTTTTAAAGTATCAGACTCCATTTAAAGAAGCTATATTATCAGCGTGGCTTTCAAGGCTTAAAAAATCATATATTGTAAATGAAAGCGGGAATTTTATAAATCAAACAATCAAAGATAGTACCACAAGTACTCTCGAAAAACTGAATTTTATAGAAAAATACCAGCGGGACTTAGAACAGGGGATAAATACTCCTTCAATTTCAGTTATTATTTCCAATTACAATATGGTTAAATATGTAGGCACAGCTATTAGTTCATGTCTTTTACAAAACAACCCACCAGAGAAAATATTGGTAATTGACGATGGTTCAACTGATAATTCCTATAAGGAACTAGAAAGATGGAGAGAACACCCGCAATTTAGGCTCTTAAAAAAAGAAAATAGAGGCAAAGCCAGATCGCTAAATGATCTATTACCGTATGTAGAGACAGATTTTGTAGTAGAATTAGATGCTGACGATTGGTTTGATCCTGATGCCTTTTCAATTATTAGAAAACATTTGAGAACTGTATTGAATGATGTTGCTGTTCTTTATGGAAACTTAAGAACTTGGAAACAAACACCTTCGGGCGGTGTAAAATATAAAGGGGTAAAGAAGGGGAAACCAATTGGTAATAAAAGCGAATTACTTTCTTATCGATTTCCTTTAGGTCCCCGTATTTATCGTACTTCTTCTTTAAAGAAAAATAATGGATTTCCAATAACTGCGTACGAAAATGGACGAATGTATGAGGATGTTAGCATATTAAATGCATTATTAAAAGAACACCGTTTGTTATACGAAGATTTTACTGTTTATAACGTTAGAGAACACGATTTAAGCATTACAAAAAAAAAGCAGTTCAATTGGAACAATTTTATAAAATACCTAGAATAA
- a CDS encoding polysaccharide biosynthesis protein — protein sequence MFNNQTILVTGGTGSWGYELVRQLLESNPKEIRIFSRNESNQFTMKQEFDNNPKLHFTIGDIKERDSLIEACQGVDYIFHLAALKHVPVCEDQPIEALKTNVAGTQNVIDAAISCNVHRVVYISTDKAANPSNFYGLSKAMGERLIIHANTLNTKTRFVCIRGGNVLGTNGSVIHVFKKQIQEKGKIGITDLDMTRFFLTLEDAIKLVFKATFESIGGEIFVMKMPTCKIYDLAQVLIEASTKEKVKVEILGIRPGEKIHELLLSEYESTTTIAYDDEYFVILPPIHIEGLKEHYSKYKPVNLVNYNSSKELMDKDEIKEMLKKGRFI from the coding sequence TTGTTTAATAATCAGACTATTTTAGTGACAGGTGGTACAGGTTCATGGGGATATGAATTGGTTAGACAACTATTAGAATCTAACCCGAAAGAAATTCGTATTTTTTCGAGAAATGAGTCAAATCAATTTACAATGAAACAAGAATTTGATAATAATCCAAAATTGCATTTCACTATTGGAGATATCAAAGAGAGAGATTCATTAATTGAAGCGTGTCAGGGTGTTGATTATATTTTTCATTTGGCAGCTTTAAAGCATGTTCCAGTATGTGAAGATCAACCAATTGAAGCATTAAAAACAAATGTCGCTGGGACACAGAATGTGATAGATGCGGCTATAAGCTGTAATGTGCATAGAGTTGTTTATATTTCTACGGATAAAGCCGCAAATCCTTCAAATTTCTATGGATTATCAAAGGCAATGGGAGAAAGGCTAATTATCCACGCAAATACATTAAACACGAAAACAAGATTCGTATGTATACGTGGGGGGAATGTTTTAGGAACAAACGGTAGCGTCATCCATGTATTTAAAAAACAAATTCAAGAAAAGGGTAAAATTGGTATAACCGACCTGGATATGACTCGTTTTTTTTTAACACTTGAAGATGCTATTAAACTCGTATTCAAGGCAACTTTTGAGAGTATCGGTGGAGAAATTTTTGTTATGAAAATGCCCACATGTAAAATTTATGATCTTGCCCAAGTATTAATAGAAGCTTCTACGAAAGAAAAGGTTAAAGTAGAAATACTTGGTATTCGTCCTGGAGAAAAAATCCACGAACTGCTTCTTTCAGAATATGAAAGTACAACGACAATTGCTTATGATGATGAATATTTTGTTATTCTTCCCCCTATCCATATTGAGGGACTTAAGGAACATTATTCAAAGTATAAGCCTGTAAATTTAGTAAATTATAATTCCAGTAAAGAATTAATGGATAAAGACGAAATTAAAGAAATGTTAAAGAAAGGCAGGTTTATTTAA
- a CDS encoding dTDP-4-dehydrorhamnose reductase family protein, whose protein sequence is MKVLILGGKGMAGHMITSYFQQKPQYTVFYTSRDPDDKNGIYVDVTSSTNLEEIIESIKPNIIINCVGILNEHASNNNKLAFQVNSLLPHQLVKLTERYQGKLIHISTDCVFSGIKGDYTENDTPDGTSIYAQSKQLGEIISHKHLTIRTSIIGPELKEDGIGLFLWFMKQKGKIKGYEKVLWNGVTTLELAKAIEAMIKQDINGLYHLSLEKKVSKFELLKLMQEIFEKTDIVIIPDSHIVLDRTIKSTRVDFKYELPTYEQMLRELKDWMEPK, encoded by the coding sequence ATGAAAGTACTAATCCTTGGCGGAAAAGGAATGGCCGGTCATATGATAACATCTTATTTTCAACAAAAGCCTCAGTATACTGTGTTCTACACATCAAGGGATCCAGATGATAAGAATGGTATTTATGTAGATGTAACCAGTTCAACAAACCTAGAAGAAATCATAGAATCTATAAAGCCGAATATTATAATTAACTGTGTTGGTATTTTAAATGAGCATGCCAGTAACAATAATAAGCTAGCTTTTCAGGTAAATAGTCTATTACCACATCAGTTAGTTAAATTAACCGAACGTTACCAAGGGAAATTAATTCACATTAGTACAGACTGTGTTTTTTCAGGAATAAAGGGTGATTACACAGAAAACGATACTCCAGATGGAACTTCCATTTATGCTCAATCTAAACAACTAGGTGAAATTATAAGTCATAAACATTTAACCATTCGTACATCGATTATTGGTCCAGAGCTAAAAGAAGATGGAATTGGTTTATTTCTATGGTTTATGAAACAAAAAGGAAAAATAAAAGGATATGAAAAAGTATTATGGAACGGTGTAACGACCCTGGAATTAGCTAAAGCCATTGAAGCAATGATTAAGCAAGATATTAACGGGTTATATCATCTAAGCCTAGAGAAGAAAGTATCGAAGTTTGAACTATTAAAGTTGATGCAAGAAATTTTCGAGAAAACGGATATTGTAATTATTCCTGATTCACATATTGTACTTGATCGAACCATTAAAAGTACAAGGGTCGATTTCAAATATGAGCTCCCTACTTATGAACAAATGTTAAGAGAATTGAAAGATTGGATGGAGCCTAAATGA
- a CDS encoding replication initiation protein, with translation MKKSNVVQPYDLESINIKNWVTKSNILIESTYKLSLQEQRILLIMASKVQPNDETLKTYRFRAKDFIEIVGNKKGTGFYSYLKEIVNGLQTKILTIKEKGRQRNYNWVITSIYEENEGYITLQFHPSLKYLFLELKEKFTSYQLENVVRLNSVYSIRIYELLKQYERLRKRELTLEELRHFLAIEPTKYKQYGHFKSKVLAVAQKEINNKTDIHFEFVEIKTGRKVTSIEFIITGSSALNGGSPSKEKNPKVEQSSLDLVTNEKDNSLEPDLVRLGVKSEKIEWVLSEFTKEQVERNIKYTQERLIIGDIAHPHSYVIKAIQKDYAKLSQESKINKPKKSIRKELVPDFIKKVKDKQQIFENSTSQEKQKLFFEKNGTQKDFEETLIQIQELKKKLVLNSKEPSKEEIEKAHELAVQEVLRNMKEDLKNRKEIGLEPRLIDEFKNKELKKIYKIFLQSQISSDV, from the coding sequence ATGAAGAAATCGAATGTAGTTCAACCATATGATCTGGAAAGCATAAACATCAAAAATTGGGTAACAAAATCAAACATCCTCATTGAGAGTACATATAAACTGTCTTTACAGGAACAAAGAATCCTTTTGATTATGGCATCTAAAGTTCAACCTAATGATGAAACTTTAAAGACATATAGATTTCGAGCTAAAGATTTTATTGAAATCGTAGGAAACAAGAAAGGTACAGGTTTTTACTCATACTTAAAAGAAATCGTGAATGGTCTTCAAACAAAAATTCTTACGATAAAAGAAAAAGGCAGACAAAGAAATTACAACTGGGTAATTACGTCTATCTACGAAGAAAATGAAGGCTATATAACATTACAATTTCATCCTAGCTTAAAGTATCTGTTTTTAGAGCTTAAAGAAAAATTTACATCGTATCAATTAGAGAATGTAGTGAGACTCAATTCGGTCTATTCAATTCGTATTTATGAGTTGCTCAAGCAATATGAACGTCTGCGAAAAAGAGAGCTAACTCTGGAAGAACTACGTCATTTTTTAGCTATTGAACCTACTAAGTATAAACAGTATGGCCATTTTAAAAGTAAAGTACTAGCAGTAGCTCAAAAAGAAATCAATAATAAAACGGATATTCATTTTGAGTTTGTTGAAATAAAAACAGGAAGGAAAGTAACCTCTATAGAATTTATCATAACTGGTTCGTCTGCATTGAATGGCGGTAGCCCTTCTAAAGAGAAAAATCCTAAGGTAGAACAATCATCATTAGATTTAGTAACCAACGAAAAAGATAATAGTTTGGAGCCTGATTTAGTGAGATTGGGCGTTAAGTCCGAAAAAATTGAGTGGGTTTTATCAGAATTTACAAAAGAACAGGTTGAAAGAAATATAAAATACACGCAAGAGCGTTTAATTATTGGAGATATCGCTCATCCACATTCCTATGTAATAAAGGCCATCCAAAAAGATTATGCGAAACTTTCACAAGAATCAAAGATTAATAAACCTAAAAAGTCCATAAGAAAAGAATTAGTCCCAGATTTTATAAAAAAGGTTAAGGACAAACAACAGATTTTTGAGAATTCTACATCACAGGAAAAACAGAAATTATTCTTTGAAAAAAATGGAACTCAAAAAGATTTTGAAGAAACACTTATCCAGATTCAAGAATTAAAAAAGAAGTTAGTTTTAAATTCAAAAGAACCAAGCAAAGAAGAAATAGAAAAAGCCCACGAATTAGCAGTGCAGGAAGTCCTTCGAAATATGAAAGAGGACTTAAAAAACCGTAAAGAAATAGGTCTTGAACCGAGATTGATAGATGAATTTAAAAATAAAGAACTAAAGAAGATTTATAAAATCTTTTTACAGAGCCAAATTTCAAGCGATGTTTAA
- a CDS encoding DUF2642 domain-containing protein, whose product MEPKDLTNQVTSSNSLSLLSRFSLKLLLRDLINKQVEISTPFEKYTGILNSVQSDYVVLIESDGSLVFIRTVKIETVIELQEGGN is encoded by the coding sequence TTGGAACCTAAAGATTTAACAAATCAAGTTACATCTAGTAATAGTCTTTCACTATTATCAAGATTTAGCCTTAAACTTCTATTGCGCGATTTAATAAATAAACAAGTCGAAATTTCAACACCTTTTGAGAAATATACAGGAATTTTAAATTCTGTTCAATCAGATTATGTTGTTTTGATAGAGAGTGACGGTTCGTTAGTTTTTATAAGGACTGTTAAGATTGAAACAGTTATAGAACTTCAAGAGGGAGGTAATTAG
- a CDS encoding transcriptional regulator, producing the protein MPITRMLTAEEFDYMKNYQSYIEDRSQHQSMKRKLLKEIINLYGEKYYRLHEGTRKALDRLCWFAAEKGFCFPGSTYLGETYEKSKGTIDRHLRELRKQRQIVTVYRRCPRNNGKGNPVHLFVNHPYFDHWVNYLQLDLASNVETDVETESTENPYESKNRDVKKTPTYNLTLKNLNKYIRKNLNMKLSIDYLPSFIPASFKEAVQPFFNYADDIYHLWGKVRLSHKISRLERPVEDLVAIAVQAFKETVFAYKRNRIKTTFEAYFFGTLRGLFTAERRREVQRNKANPLFYNFLDLDA; encoded by the coding sequence ATGCCTATTACACGTATGCTTACGGCAGAAGAATTTGATTATATGAAAAACTATCAAAGTTATATAGAGGATCGTTCCCAACATCAATCTATGAAACGAAAATTACTGAAAGAAATTATAAATCTTTATGGGGAAAAGTATTATCGTCTCCACGAAGGAACTAGGAAAGCTTTGGACAGGCTTTGTTGGTTTGCTGCAGAAAAAGGCTTTTGCTTTCCTGGTAGTACATATTTAGGTGAAACATATGAAAAATCCAAAGGAACAATCGACCGTCATTTAAGGGAGCTTCGAAAACAAAGACAAATTGTCACTGTTTATCGTCGTTGCCCTCGTAATAATGGAAAGGGCAATCCAGTACACTTGTTTGTCAATCATCCCTATTTTGATCACTGGGTTAACTATTTACAGCTTGATTTAGCATCTAATGTTGAAACAGATGTTGAAACAGAAAGTACTGAGAACCCTTATGAGAGTAAGAATAGAGACGTGAAAAAAACTCCTACCTATAATTTAACTTTAAAAAATTTAAATAAATACATACGTAAGAACTTAAATATGAAACTTTCAATAGATTATCTACCGTCTTTTATTCCAGCTTCGTTTAAAGAAGCTGTACAGCCTTTTTTTAACTATGCAGATGATATTTATCATCTATGGGGTAAGGTACGGTTATCACACAAAATAAGCCGTCTAGAGAGGCCTGTTGAGGATTTAGTGGCAATTGCTGTTCAAGCATTTAAAGAAACCGTGTTTGCTTATAAAAGAAATCGGATAAAGACAACCTTTGAAGCCTATTTTTTTGGGACTTTAAGAGGTTTATTCACTGCTGAACGAAGAAGAGAAGTTCAAAGGAATAAAGCTAATCCCTTATTCTATAACTTTTTAGACTTAGATGCTTAA
- a CDS encoding MerR family transcriptional regulator gives MSKNLDDEIVYTLKDTVQLTGLSVDLIRLYEKEFNLQIQRTEGGHRRYNKQNIDLLIEIKKRIQEQNWSYKMINQWIQGEIVPEAVEVQSNFEKKVESLEEKVQELLNRSEKDEQFQLALIQRLDEQGKLIKQLTEKLDHQDKYIENNLEKRDEKLTSAIREISDTKKLIAAAQENLESKPKGFWTKLFGK, from the coding sequence ATGTCTAAAAACTTAGATGATGAAATTGTTTACACCTTAAAAGACACAGTTCAGCTAACTGGCTTAAGTGTTGACTTAATTCGCTTATATGAGAAAGAATTTAATCTCCAGATTCAACGAACTGAAGGAGGCCATCGAAGATACAATAAACAAAACATCGATTTATTAATTGAAATTAAGAAACGAATCCAAGAACAAAACTGGAGCTATAAGATGATAAACCAATGGATTCAGGGAGAAATTGTACCAGAAGCAGTTGAGGTTCAATCAAACTTTGAGAAAAAAGTAGAATCTCTTGAAGAAAAAGTTCAAGAATTACTTAATCGCTCTGAAAAAGACGAGCAATTTCAGCTTGCACTTATACAACGACTAGACGAACAAGGAAAGCTTATAAAGCAACTTACGGAAAAGCTGGACCATCAAGACAAATACATTGAAAACAACCTAGAAAAACGAGATGAGAAATTGACTAGTGCAATACGTGAAATTAGCGATACAAAAAAACTTATAGCGGCCGCACAGGAGAATCTGGAATCAAAACCAAAAGGGTTCTGGACCAAGCTTTTTGGAAAGTGA
- the wecB gene encoding non-hydrolyzing UDP-N-acetylglucosamine 2-epimerase: MKVMTILGTRPEIIRLSLIIKKLDDYAEQHILVHTGQNFTSSLSEVFFQELKIRKPDYVLLNQQHTLGEQLSKIYEGLEKIILTEKPDKILVLGDTNSGLSAILAERMGIPVVHMEAGNRCFDLEVPEEKNRRVIDAISSFNLPYTPQSKENLINEGVPRDRIIVSGNPIYEVLAHYKVEIEQSEILRKLMLEKDDYFLVTAHRAENVDHENRLAEIIKGVNMIAEVYQKRVICSIHPRTRSRIERSSTIDIHPLVEFYEPFGFFNFIKLEKNAYCVLTDSGTVQEECCLFYVPTVTIRKTTERPETIECGSNMLSGIDASQIVNCVKVMVNQQKNWSYPEGYDHKNVSDKVIKVILGGLKVV; this comes from the coding sequence ATGAAAGTTATGACTATTTTGGGTACAAGACCTGAAATTATACGCTTGAGCCTTATTATTAAGAAGTTAGATGATTATGCTGAACAACATATTTTAGTGCATACAGGACAAAATTTTACTTCTTCGTTAAGTGAGGTGTTTTTTCAGGAATTAAAGATTCGGAAACCCGACTATGTATTATTAAACCAACAGCATACATTGGGAGAGCAATTATCGAAAATATATGAAGGTTTAGAGAAAATTATTTTAACAGAGAAGCCGGACAAAATTTTAGTATTAGGGGATACTAACAGCGGTTTGAGTGCAATTTTAGCCGAAAGAATGGGTATTCCAGTTGTTCATATGGAGGCTGGAAACCGATGTTTTGATTTAGAAGTACCGGAGGAAAAAAATCGCCGAGTTATTGATGCAATTTCAAGTTTTAATCTCCCCTATACTCCCCAAAGTAAAGAGAACTTAATTAATGAAGGTGTTCCACGAGATCGGATTATTGTGTCTGGAAATCCCATTTATGAAGTTTTAGCACATTACAAAGTTGAAATTGAACAAAGCGAAATCCTCAGAAAATTAATGTTGGAAAAGGACGACTATTTTTTAGTTACAGCTCATCGTGCCGAAAATGTTGACCATGAAAATCGTTTAGCAGAGATTATTAAAGGAGTTAACATGATTGCTGAGGTCTATCAAAAAAGAGTCATTTGCAGTATACATCCACGAACTAGATCTCGCATAGAACGTAGTTCAACAATAGACATTCATCCATTAGTTGAGTTTTATGAGCCATTTGGCTTTTTTAATTTTATCAAACTCGAGAAAAATGCTTACTGTGTTCTAACGGATAGTGGGACAGTTCAAGAAGAATGTTGTTTGTTTTACGTTCCAACTGTTACAATTCGCAAAACAACGGAAAGACCCGAAACAATAGAATGCGGAAGTAACATGTTATCGGGAATAGATGCTAGCCAAATAGTAAACTGCGTTAAAGTAATGGTCAATCAGCAAAAAAACTGGTCCTACCCCGAAGGATACGACCATAAAAACGTATCAGATAAGGTAATTAAAGTAATATTAGGAGGACTTAAAGTTGTTTAA
- a CDS encoding tyrosine-type recombinase/integrase — translation MSYLKIPIIVQSFLVHLPESGKKSSTISMYTHDLKKFFEWLNLHHSHIATETLPEGKEVYEEYFTYLKEKNSSEANLKRIASHLNGLLRYYNLTDQIGILKATTKKQRDLTDSDFINENDALALLKSVISHKHLTDTQLQIHEYIASRNYSILILMLHYGLTINEVVSLNIKDINFSQNTLTILTNKGSRLLELSKEDKKVIYNYFLAIPPLFRPKDYTDDPLFISFHPQKMVYWYDYNLNKPKRISLIGVKRMIEKEVKRSGIKARVRSTHFRNSCILKKICEGHSNENIIYYFGLSSRHALYRYKRYLKTK, via the coding sequence GTGTCTTATTTGAAGATTCCTATTATTGTTCAGAGTTTTCTTGTCCATTTGCCTGAATCAGGAAAAAAGAGTTCCACAATTTCTATGTATACTCACGATTTGAAGAAGTTTTTTGAATGGTTAAATCTTCATCATTCTCATATAGCAACAGAAACCTTGCCAGAGGGCAAAGAAGTGTACGAAGAATACTTTACCTATCTAAAAGAAAAAAACTCCTCTGAAGCGAATTTGAAACGTATAGCTTCACACTTAAATGGTTTGTTAAGATATTACAACCTCACGGACCAGATTGGGATACTCAAGGCTACAACTAAAAAGCAGAGGGATTTAACTGACAGCGATTTTATTAATGAAAACGATGCCCTTGCGCTTTTGAAGTCTGTTATAAGTCATAAACATCTAACAGATACACAATTACAGATACATGAATATATAGCTTCTCGTAATTATTCAATATTAATTCTTATGCTTCATTACGGTCTTACGATTAATGAAGTTGTATCCTTAAATATAAAGGATATTAACTTTAGTCAAAATACATTAACTATTCTAACTAATAAAGGAAGCCGCCTTTTAGAGCTTTCTAAAGAAGATAAAAAGGTCATATATAATTACTTTTTAGCAATACCTCCACTATTTAGGCCTAAGGATTATACCGACGATCCTTTATTTATTTCTTTTCACCCTCAAAAGATGGTTTATTGGTATGATTACAACTTAAATAAACCTAAAAGGATTAGTTTAATTGGTGTAAAACGTATGATTGAAAAAGAAGTTAAACGCTCAGGCATAAAAGCTAGGGTGAGATCTACCCATTTTCGGAACAGTTGTATACTAAAAAAGATTTGTGAAGGTCATTCAAATGAAAACATTATTTACTACTTTGGTTTATCTAGCCGCCATGCTTTATATCGTTATAAGAGATACCTAAAGACAAAATAA